A single genomic interval of Cucumis sativus cultivar 9930 chromosome 5, Cucumber_9930_V3, whole genome shotgun sequence harbors:
- the LOC101222714 gene encoding probable GTP-binding protein OBGM, mitochondrial → MRFLCVKRVLHLRGLRESSSCPWLFSAISYYSDTPKKKSKLAPLQERRMIDRFKVYAKGGDGGNGCQSMRRSRHERHGHPDGGDGGRGGDVILECSTALWDFSSLNHHINASKGGHGSSKNKIGTKGADKIVRVPIGTVIHLVEGEVPSVVEHHSSTDLDPWQIPGTLVDDLSSHHKNSFKFSNRETEVESAFKTTLVTCNESKNNVRNSSFRRETSEVASTDEISQVSAFPDSSIQDEFGESEEMMYNVAELTEEGQRIIIARGGEGGLGNVHEHKLSKKPKSSVGHEDKSIDSNLSEINESNRRTGSLGSEAVLVLELKSIADVGFVGMPNAGKSTLLGAISRAKPTIGHYAFTTLRPNLGNLHYDDLSITVADIPGLIKGAHENRGLGHSFLRHIERTRVLAYVLDLAAALDGRKGIPPWEQLRDLVYELERHQSGLSDRPSLIVANKIDEEGAEEVYEELKSRVQGVPIFPVCAVLEEGVDELKAGLKSLVNGDTPSRLKIDEIIVH, encoded by the exons ATGAGGTTCTTGTGTGTGAAAAGAGTTCTTCATTTAAGAGGCTTGAGAGAATCCTCGAGTTGTCCATGGCTTTTTTCTGCCATTTCTTACTACTCAGATACTCCCAAAAAGAAGTCCAAGCTTGCCCCTTTACAG GAGAGGAGAATGATAGACAGGTTTAAGGTGTATGCTAAAGGAGGTGATGGTGGAAATGGTTGCCAAAGCATGCGGCGTAGTAGGCACGAACGCCACGGTCATCCTGATG GTGGAGATGGTGGAAGAGGGGGCGACGTGATCCTGGAATGTTCCACTGCTCTATGGGACTTCAGCAGTTTGAATCATCATATT AATGCAAGTAAAGGAGGACATGGATCTTCAAAGAATAAGATTGGAACTAAGGGTGCAGATAAG ATTGTACGAGTACCAATTGGCACTGTCATTCATCTTGTGGAGGGTGAAGTTCCCAGTGTAGTCGAGCACCATTCTTCAACAGATTTAGACCCTTGGCAGATTCCTGGCACACTAGTTGATGATCTCTCTAGTCACCACaagaattcttttaaattttcaaacagaGAAACAGAAGTAGAATCGGCATTTAAGACTACTCTCGTGACATGTAATGAGAGTAAAAATAATGTTAGAAATTCGTCGTTCAGGAGGGAAACTTCTGAAGTAGCATCAACCGATGAGATTTCTCAAGTTTCTGCATTTCCTGACAGTTCTATTCAAGATGAGTTTGGAGAAAGTGAAGAAATGATGTACAATGTTGCAGAATTGACTGAAGAAGGTCAACGAATTATCATTGCTCGAGGAGGGGAAGGTGGTTTGGGCAACGTTCACGAACACAAACTTTCAAAGAAGCCTAAATCCTCTGTGGGGCATGAAGATAAATCCATAGATTCTAACCTATCCGAAATCAACGAGTCTAACAGACGAACTGGTTCTCTTGGCAGCGAAGCTGTGCTTGTTTTAGAACTTAAAAGCATTGCCGACGTGGGTTTCGTTGGAATGCCAAATGCTGGGAAAAGTACTTTGCTTGGAGCCATTTCCAGAGCAAAACCAACAATTGGTCATTATGCATTCACAACCCTGAGGCCAAATTTGGGAAACCTGCATTATGATGACTTATCAATCACGGTAGCTGACATTCCAGGCCTTATAAAGGGTGCTCATGAAAATCGTGGACTCGGACACTCATTCTTGCGTCACATTGAACGTACAAGGGTCCTAGCGTATGTCCTAGACTTAGCTGCTGCTTTAGATGGTAGGAAAGGGATACCCCCATGGGAACAACTGAGAGATTTAGTTTATGAGCTTGAACGCCATCAGAGCGGGTTATCAGATCGGCCATCCTTAATAGTGGCTAACAAGATTGACGAAGAAGGGGCTGAGGAAGTGTATGAAGAGTTGAAGTCTAGAGTGCAAGGAGTTCCCATATTTCCCGTTTGTGCTGTTTTGGAAGAGGGCGTTGATGAGCTTAAAGCTGGTCTTAAGAGCCTTGTGAATGGAGATACGCCTAGTAGGCTTAAGATAGATGAAATCATTGTTCATTAG